The Anopheles gambiae chromosome 2, idAnoGambNW_F1_1, whole genome shotgun sequence genomic sequence ATCCGatgagtgttgttgttgcctgcATACCAAATATAGTCACGGTGAATATGATACCGCGCGTGGCATATCTATCTACTTGATACTGAAGAATATGACGTGGTATGTATGGTTCAGACACTCACCGCATACCATTGATTGCATAGTTTCATTAGTCATTGGGAAATATCGATCGCGGTATTTGTTCCACTAGAAAATTATCTTTGAGATTTCTAGCAGACtggtgattttgtttgtttttattgtgcaTTTGAGTGTGTCTGTAAAGCGATCCCAAGTTTGTGGTTAAATTGCTTTGAAAGCAGAATCTTATCAAAATAATGTTGGTAAATGATGTTGAGCATGTTCatgaatttgtatttttgtaaaaTCTGTTGTACGTATTACCTGTATCTATATTATGTAACACATAATACAAGCGTGGTCGAGTAAAAATGATGGTTAACAGCGCTAATTActtataatatttttgtacTTATtcgaaaacattatttttaattttctatcTCAAGGTTTTTGAATCTGAAATACGAAGAAACGATATCAAAGGCGACCCGCTTAATCTACAAACTAGAAAGTATTATCTTTGCAATAAAGTTTGTAATCCCGCCGTAAAATAATCGATGAAACTGCTACCGAGGTTTTTTAATAGATAACAGATAGTGAGATAATACGATAATCTACATTATGTTACATTGTAGACTTTGTTACATTTGTGCGCAAACATGACATAATCAATGATATAACATGACACACAAAAAGTTCGTAAGATGATTTCGTAGAATTTGCTTAGAAACATGTAACATTAGGATGTACAATTCAATACAATttgaagtaacaaaaaaacgaaacatagATTTATGAAAACTgattggtttatttgtttattttgttttattttttgttttaggatCGATTCTCACCAACGTCCCCGCAGAAACCTTCGCGCATCGACTGGGGTCGGATAGAGAAAGTCTGTGGCCCGGTACCTATCTATCTGAAGAATCTGCTAAAGATGTGCGGCTATGAGGCGGAAAGCAGTCTGCGAAATTTGAATGACGATGACTTCATTGATATGGAGCGTTTCGCTCGGGAAGAGCTGATCCACCTGGTACCGGCGACACAGTTCTACTTCCACATCTTCTGCAGCGATCCGGCACGCGAGTTTCGGCTCGTTCCTGGCCACCgtaagctgctgctgcagataAGCGCGTATCTCAACTACACCAAGGTGGCTAGTGAAATACAACGGCCAGAACCGGCGCTCCGTCTACCCGCCGACCTGACGATACAGCGTGAGCGTGAGCGCGAACATCGGCTACTTTTAgctcagcagcaacatcagcagcagcaacagcatcagaaagaacaacagcaccagcagaaagagcaccagcagcaaaaggagcagcagcaacttttgcagcaacagcagcagctgctgcaagAAGTCGTCCGAATGCATCAGCAACCGCTGACAGAGATACAAGAGCAGATGCTGTCCGAGATGAAAATGTCGCACAAAAACTCACCACTCGCATTCGAGCAGGCAACCGTGTTCCCTCCGCTCAGCGACGAGGAGCGCATCAAGAAGATTCAGGGCTGCATTGTCAAGCTGATCGACATGTGGAGCGAAAAGCAACCCATTAAGCTGCAGATCACGGAGGAAATGATCAACGTGACCTACGAGACCAACGGCTACAACGCATTCATTAAGTGTCCCATGTGTGCGGTGCAGATAAAGGTGTCGAAGCTGCCAACGAAGAAGGGCGATCGGTTTGTGATCTCCAACTTCTCGAAGCATATCATCAAGATGCATTTTTCTCAGCTTAGTGACGGGGCtggagggggtgggggaggcGTAGGCGGAAATGGTGTTGGTGGGCATGCGGGATCGGTTGGCTCGGAGCGACATCTAAGCATGGATAATGTGTCTTCCTACTATGGAGGGGAGAATTCGGACAGCAACACGTACCCGTACGATGACTATGGGTCGGGTAAACGGCCAAAGCTGGACGAGGACGATGATGAGATGGATCCGGTGCCACCACATTTGCTGCATCCGTATGTGAGCATTAAGGACGAAATTATCGATCTGGACGCGTAGCAGCTTGTGCCGAGGTACGGTTGTACTTTGTCGTCGCTAAATCGCACGAGAACGGTTGCTCGTGTCGAAAGCGAAAAAAGACGTTGAGCGTAAAGATGAGACATATGAACGATAGCGCTTAAGCCAATTTTTCCATTCCTCAATCAAACCAAATAGCCTCTCTTAGCTTGTTGACTCTCATAGAATAACTGCATTATTTCTTAGAATAAGTTAGGCTGTTAGATTTTAAACAACACAAAGGTTTAATTTGCCGTGAATTGTTTCGCAATGATGGTTACGATTAAACCCAAATAGCTGTTTTACTTACTAGCAATTATTTGGTGGAACTGTTTGCAGTCAAGCTAGGACGAAGTGGCATGAGAAAAGACTTAATTTTGGAACCGTAATGGCTGATATGAAGTGAATTTACCGTTTTACACGGGATAGCTAGCGAACGTCGTAGGTAGGTTGataggaaatggtgtaaataAGAGATGAGTTAAATTATACTAGTAAAtgatgaataaatacaaacataTATGTTCTACACATTGCATGTTGGGATATGAAAAGCAGTTTCCTTTAATATTGCGTAAAAACtacgatgtttttttcttttcaaacacAAATTACAAACCAATACAAACTGGCCAACGAACCCTACCCAACAGAAAGCTAACAAGTTGCACACAAAGGTGTGTCTTGTATGCAAGCTTGTATTGAAACTCTCTGATATACGGTTGACCATATTTATTGCTGCATTTTTTCACTTTTGATTacagaaaccaaaaaaaaaaacaattgatatCGCATTATGATTTCATTACAATCGCACAACATAAACTTTAACAATTAATATATCGTCAACAAGGCGATCTGCTGTGCTGTTTGTACAGTGAGCTTTGGTAAGCTTTTTTCGTGCaataattttcaattgcaTGAAAGGGTTTTTTCGAATTTGGTAAACCAAACAAAGTGCAACACCGTGAAACCTGGATAAGAAAGAATCCTAAAACCATCGTCTGGCCTTTTTTTCAGGATAAAGTAAAACCAACAACGGATCATGTCGGAACCGGGCGCGTTCATTGATCAGATTGATTTATGGATAAAACTAcggatgtttattttttaataattcaacAACTTTAGCAGTATTTGGGGAAACTGAGAAAGGGAATGCGAAATGAAGGGCTGGGAAGGGATAATGGCTCATTCTCGGAATGATATAAAAATTCTTGCTAATTGAGAATGTTTTTTATGCAGTTTCATTGCAAGAATTTTCAAACTGTTGAATTGAAAGaaacataataaattaaaGTAAGTACTACCTTATTtctatttaattattttaatattgttCTATTATCTCTGATTACAGTAAAACGCAGTTATTCGTAAGGTCGCAGATGTGGATTGACTTATCTTGATTGAAAATTAATAGTTTGTTTAAGTGATTGGGAATGAATTGGAGGACTTTTGAAATAGAAAATGAGCTacaatgaagaaataaaaaatataaaaagtaaaaggatTTTTGAATATCTAGTTTTAATCGTCAAGGATTTTTTGGGGATATTTTTTAAGAATTATGTTGAATTAAATGAATATCATCAAACGATCTTCATCGATCGAAGCTATGAACTTTTGTTCTCGATCGTACATGTTGAATGGTTGATGAGGATGGTGAACATGCCGATCTGTTCTCTTTCTGTATTATTTTATGTCTAATAGCTTTAGTACGGATGAATGATTGAGCACAGCCAGTAACCGACCAGTTTGTTGGGCTAGAGCCGCAAGAATCGACTGCTAGATTAACTCCGGttgctatttattttaattatttctcaATTTTAATTTAGTAAAACTTAACTAGACTTTTTTAAATTCGCTCTTCAGGTCTCCTTATTTATTAAGTGTTCAGGAAATGTTTTTTGTATCGAAATTCATCTCGTTAACCTTTGTAACCTCTCGATAGTACCTTTGTGTTATGGAGTAGTTACGGTTATGGAAGCTGGGTATTTTTCTAATCTGCAGAAactttaatttatatttagtAATAGACAAATCTGTATGTGTCGAAACTTTACTACATGTTCAGTAGTTTAGGGATAAGTTACAGTATGAAATGATATAAAACTATCCAACAAAACAGTCCTTCCAACAGCTTTGGTGAAGATATATTCTTAGTTTGTTGGCTAACGATTCCTTCACTTGGTTAAAGAGTAAAGCTTCGGCACGATCGATTTCGGAATCAAATCAAGCACATCCCAATTATTGTTGAACAAGGACTAACTACAAGCCAGGTAGGTCAAACTTGAATGTAGTTGGCGTAAGAGCGTCGAACCGTTGACGGTCCCGAACCCCTTTCGCTTGGGGTGTTTTGATTTCGAGGTAGCATACGGTGTAAATGGAAACGTAACGATTAACATTTTTGCGATCGACTTGGCCGTAGGGCTCGAAACTCTTAGATAATCGAAACCGACTTTGGCTTTTGAAGTGGGCTGTCGAACAGACAATCGGATTTTCCCTTAGAATTTAATACTTAAAATAAAGCTCATATAGAATTAGAATCTCGCGACTACATTAGCTTTACATTGTCATAATCTGTCATTAATCATAATCTCTTCAAATCGGTTCAAGTAAATGAGCAATATCTTTAAGATTTTTCTTTGCACTTTAAATTAGTACTGCGCTTTCTAGCGGCAAATAATTGCGTACCCCGTTTACTTACGCGAGAACGAGAGCCACTTGAAAGGGATGTGCATGGGTAAGCGTTGAAGTGCGCTCTGAAGTGCGTGGGAAAGGCTGAAGCAGAAGAGCAAGAGGAATTCCCGCCGCATTGATGACGGTTGCTTATCAGCTGGCAGTGCTTGCCGGCCGAAGAGATATAAAAAAGGTCTAGCGGCGAGGCAAAATCTCATTCCCTTACCGCAAAGTACATCCATCAAGATGGTTCGCCGTAGTTCGGTCGTGGTTGGTCTGGTTTTGGTTGCGTTCCTGGGCACGGTACTGTCCGTACCAATCTGGAACCGCATCGTCGGCGGGCAATTGGCTGAAGACACCCAAATGCCGTACCAGATTGCGCTCTTCTACCAAGGCAGCTTCCGGTGCGGTGGCTCGATCATTGGAGATCGCCACGTCCTGACGGCGGCCCATTGCGTAATGGATGACGATGTGCTGTAAGTATACACTCGATGCCGTACCGGGGTCGTTTGCAAAAAAGATGGATTCGATTTAATTGTAATGATGGAAACCTTTTTCCAGCCTCCCGGCGTTCAAGTTTGGTGTTCATGCCGGGTCCGCACACTTGAACGCCGGTGGTAAGCTGTTCAAGGTTCGGGCAGTGTACCCGCACGAGGGCTACGGCAACTTCCAGCACGATATCGCCGTGATGGAGATGAAAGAACCGTTTGCCTTTGACAAGTACATCCAGCCCATCGAGCTGATGGATCAGGAGGTTCCCCTCGGCGGTGAAGTGGTGATTTCTGGTTACGGACGCGTCGGTAGCAACGGACCCGTCTCGCCCGCGCTGCTCTACACGTCGATGTTTGTGGTGGAGGACGAAAACTGCAACTCGATCAGCGAGGGTTTGATGTGCATCGACAAGGAGGGTAGCTACGGTGCGTGCAATGGCGATTCGGGCGGCCCGGCCGCATACGATGGCAAGCTGGCCGGTGTGGCCAACTTCATCATTGACCAATGTGGTGGAAACTTTGCCGATGGTTATGCCAAGGTGTCCTTCTATCTAGACTGGATTCGTCAATTCCTGGAGTAAGCTGCCATTTGCAAGTGTTTCCCTTAAGGGGAGAACGGCGAGTGAGTTTGGTTAAGCAGGCAAGGGAATAAAGTGTGGCGAAGTGATGCATATATACAGGTCGTACTTTTATACAATTTCTGTAACTTTATTACAAAGAAAACGGGCTCGGTTGATTGATGTTCAATTTGGTAAAATGTTCGCACGATTTggaaaatattgaattaaagTAAGTGTAATGTAATAGCCCCTACCACAGCGGAAATTGTATTGTAACATCTTTTCAGAGCTGTTGTGATACAACCAGGCAAATACGTTTACCTACAATTCTAAGAAGGCAAAGGCaatgtaaaaagaaaaaaagttgcTTCTGCGAAGGATGACAAAAGTAGTACcgaaacaaatacaaacaaccaaccatccaacttttcaacattttaccACAATGTTCACGGGATCAGCTGggtaaaaaatgtttaattcaGTTGTTAAAAAGGTTGTTTGTAGCTTGACACATTTACAAGGCTGTACAACAACGTTTCTTTTCGAATATAAGTTAATTCGATAAAACCAAACTAAACGACTACATTCTCTACAAACTACTGTGCTTTGTTTTCAAGTATCACTAGAGACCATCATGAATGGGACATGTATAAAACATTCTATCTACCAGTTGTGAAACCACTTCAAACGGACATAAATGTTAAGCCCGAAGCAAACGGCATGGTATGGATTGAATCGCTACTGTAACTGTAGAGTGAAGATTGTTACTATCAGTTCACTTCAAAGCGCACACCTACAGCGTTTGAGGGGGTTGCCTGCAGCTTGGTTGCGGTTCTGGTACTGGGTTGATGATGAGCAGCAGAATGTTCGATAATTTAGAGTTCGGTATCTTGAGGGAATGGTGGTCGAAAATAATGCAGCATAGAATGTCTTCATTACGACGACAGTGTGTTTGCTGAAGAGTAAAGTGTTGTCGGACATTAAGACCGAGTGTTTGTGTCTTAAATAATGTATGGGAATACTAAGAGGATGTGGTcgatttttgaatgaaaattttgttGCAATAGTTGATAGTTGGTGATACAATACTTTGGATTTAAGTGTATAGGACAGATCagtgttgaatttttttaaaacttgtGCCGCATTCACGAAATTCGTAACGAATTCAGTGTTCtgggaataaaaaaaggatacaaGGTCTTTGAATTCTGGTTTGATTTCGTTCGAAGAAAGTCATGTAGCCTTTGAGTCTGTAGCAACGCTGTTTGAAAGTGATTTGAAGAGACTTGTGGGATACTTGTCAGGTTGTTCTTTGCAGACTTcaaaaaaattcattttaatgcCACTTtgtataatatttatttcacatattttatttattcattcaatACATTTTATCTTGAATTGCTTCATCTTGAATGTTAAACCGTTTAGCTTTAGCCAATGTGGAAAGCTACTCAGTCGCATCAGCTGACTAGAGGAAAACGAACCACAGTGAAACATTTACCGAATATTTGCGGAGACGCAAACAGCAGTGGGTCACAGGAACGTTGTAATTAAACAGGTGGTACAATTCGTAATTGTAATTGAAATTCCTTGAAAGCCTCAAGTGTTCTAAGGAAGAGGTAATTGGTTGCGTTATGCGCATGGTGTGATCGGAAGATCAAACGAAACGCTCGTCAACATCGAGGGAAAAGAGCCAAGGATTGAGGCATACTCTCTAACCAACTCATGGCAACACTTGCTAATACTTGCCCTGTTTGCTACACTTACACGTTATGCATtttaagggttttttttaattatctcTGCAACTGTTTCAGTTGAGTGCAGATGACCAGTTGAGATGCAGAAGGTTTGGTTTAATAATTTCTTCAGAGAACAAACATGATAAAACAGTATGAAACAatcattttttgttaattCTAGTACAAACTCCATCCACTTGTATAGTGTATagcagtggtctccaacctgaGGTCCGTGGAGTTAACAGACGTGGTCCGCGAAGGAatttatatttgaaaaagaaaagcttattTCCATACATATCGTGAATTTTTTCCCCAGAATTAAGATTAAATTTTCCACATGCATTTCTAGAATAAGATTTAAACATagttttgaaaacaaacttTGAACTAAGTATAAACAATGTatgcgtttgggtccaatacGTATTGATAACGGCAGAAAATTTatatttacttgtaaacggtCTATTCACGCACTGATTTCGCTTCCGACACTTATTATTTCGAATCAAGAGCtaattctcattccggagctagTTCTAATTCTGGACTCAAATCTTATTGCGTTTCCGAAGCAAATTGTTATTCCCTGGTCGATTCCGGTTCCAGTGCTGATTTTAATTCCAGAATCCATTCGGgattcggagtcgactccagaatcggctccggattcaactctggaatcgtttccagaatcggaatcaattccagcattcgaatcggctccggaattgatgatgatgatgacccaCCTGAGCAAAGAGGGACGAAATAACTATGTTATTAAGATACACGATAGAAAAGGGACCAGAGGATATCGAACAACATGATATTTGAGCACAAATAATTATTGGGCAATAGGACATTCCTGACTTACTACTAAAAATCcatatcgatttttttacatCGATGATAAGCTCGGTGTTTAAATTTGTAGACTACATAACGGCATCACATATAGTTTTATGCATTATCAGTTTAATCTTTTTGCAAAGCCTATGTTTGAGCCTAGGTCTCGATGATGAACTAAGCCACACTTCGCTAAGCTAGCTACGTAGTACAACGATGGGGTTTAAACTTGAAAGCAATGATGTATTAATTTGTGTGACAAAATTTCATGAATTCGACTACAATTCAATTTAATCGAATTCGAGAGGCAGCCATAGCTATACGAGAGGCATCATGAATGGTTCATTAACGATACACAGACATGTAGTGAAAGGAGCTTTTGAAAGGTATCCTTTCGCATTTACGGCtgtgaaaataataaattaaatgattgATCAAATTTGTGGAATCCTGCCAACATACCGTGATGCGTGATTCTGCGTGGTAAATTACAGTTAATTTTCATTACCCACCAATTCACTGGCACAGGAACAGCTGACACCGACAACTCTCCCTCCAAAAACCTCGACCTTTGCTTACCTTTACTTTGTGTCAATAATTATGATGAGAGGTGTATCCAATTGTGTGACGCCTCCGCTCAAATAGAGCCACAAGAACTTGGagctttttattcaaaaacacatacactctccCACATGCTTCTCGTTCACACGGCGAAATAAAATGCTACCCATACCAGGGCGGTACGTCGTCGATGCTACCGTACATTAATTACCATGCTCTTTTCAGAAGGAAACCATTCCGGTGTCACGAGCCGGGTACGGGTGCGGGCCACATCGCCAGCATAAATGCCGAACATTTATCTTGCTTTCAGGTTGATGTATTCTACTTTTTTCctgcctttttttctcaccCACCCAGTTTGAATGCCATTTTCGACCGTTCGTTAGGCCGGTTCAATGCAATTTAAAGCCTGTCTCGGTCCGGTTTGAAATAAATGGTCACGGTAAATTGTAGCTTATTTGGTCTGTGTGGATGTGTGGTAGTTTTACGAAATGGCGTTGGTGGAGGTTGTAAATCAAGTTTATTGCAACAATTAGCATCGTCTTCAAGcgatcacctatgtcaaccgATTTAATCCGAGTTAATCTTGTCGGCGGGTTAGATCAGTTTACGGGAGGGATAAAATAAAGCATTGTAAGGTTTAGCAAAGCGATTCTTTGTGGATTGATTGGATTAGATTCAATTGGTGTATCGTTCGAGtgaaattttttttcaaagcaagtttaaaaaaaagctttttattCCTAGTATATATTGTTTAATATGCTTCGAAGATATTAAACATTTACACTATGAGGTTTTTATAGCTTATgacagattttttttacataattatGCCTTTTTACCCTTTTACAATCAGATAGCATATCCTTGTATGTGATTTAgggcagcggtcggcaaacttttgaggcAAAGGGCCAACTTTAGTAAATGAT encodes the following:
- the LOC1274747 gene encoding uncharacterized protein LOC1274747 isoform X2, with protein sequence MQLVKEQQRVNVYQFGRSEEEEIDEAAFKCLKYDMIKEIIPRIGKRAKFLQRYEEYKENLTERPAFAELQLDEKDRFSPTSPQKPSRIDWGRIEKVCGPVPIYLKNLLKMCGYEAESSLRNLNDDDFIDMERFAREELIHLVPATQFYFHIFCSDPAREFRLVPGHRKLLLQISAYLNYTKVASEIQRPEPALRLPADLTIQREREREHRLLLAQQQHQQQQQHQKEQQHQQKEHQQQKEQQQLLQQQQQLLQEVVRMHQQPLTEIQEQMLSEMKMSHKNSPLAFEQATVFPPLSDEERIKKIQGCIVKLIDMWSEKQPIKLQITEEMINVTYETNGYNAFIKCPMCAVQIKVSKLPTKKGDRFVISNFSKHIIKMHFSQLSDGAGGGGGGVGGNGVGGHAGSVGSERHLSMDNVSSYYGGENSDSNTYPYDDYGSGKRPKLDEDDDEMDPVPPHLLHPYVSIKDEIIDLDA
- the LOC1274747 gene encoding uncharacterized protein LOC1274747 isoform X1 — encoded protein: MDTYVKNLLNGWNMPELIKVFQEEEIDEAAFKCLKYDMIKEIIPRIGKRAKFLQRYEEYKENLTERPAFAELQLDEKDRFSPTSPQKPSRIDWGRIEKVCGPVPIYLKNLLKMCGYEAESSLRNLNDDDFIDMERFAREELIHLVPATQFYFHIFCSDPAREFRLVPGHRKLLLQISAYLNYTKVASEIQRPEPALRLPADLTIQREREREHRLLLAQQQHQQQQQHQKEQQHQQKEHQQQKEQQQLLQQQQQLLQEVVRMHQQPLTEIQEQMLSEMKMSHKNSPLAFEQATVFPPLSDEERIKKIQGCIVKLIDMWSEKQPIKLQITEEMINVTYETNGYNAFIKCPMCAVQIKVSKLPTKKGDRFVISNFSKHIIKMHFSQLSDGAGGGGGGVGGNGVGGHAGSVGSERHLSMDNVSSYYGGENSDSNTYPYDDYGSGKRPKLDEDDDEMDPVPPHLLHPYVSIKDEIIDLDA
- the LOC1274748 gene encoding serine protease SP24D-like produces the protein MVRRSSVVVGLVLVAFLGTVLSVPIWNRIVGGQLAEDTQMPYQIALFYQGSFRCGGSIIGDRHVLTAAHCVMDDDVLLPAFKFGVHAGSAHLNAGGKLFKVRAVYPHEGYGNFQHDIAVMEMKEPFAFDKYIQPIELMDQEVPLGGEVVISGYGRVGSNGPVSPALLYTSMFVVEDENCNSISEGLMCIDKEGSYGACNGDSGGPAAYDGKLAGVANFIIDQCGGNFADGYAKVSFYLDWIRQFLE